The Humulus lupulus chromosome 4, drHumLupu1.1, whole genome shotgun sequence genome has a window encoding:
- the LOC133830393 gene encoding protein EARLY FLOWERING 5: MKTTKGGKVMNPTDAYRKELRKKELKRNKKERKKVREVGILKKDPESLKEQIDKLNMMKADGALDKARKHKKRQLEDTLNLVLKKRKEYEEKMKEKGEAPVMFSHLGPPRRRTTAEEEERVKNPTPEDSVYYHPTLNPTGAPPPGKPPMYKSSIGPRIPLSDASTSGAASSSQTDLDEGALPAPPPPPPLPDAANNGSGDGYVLPESLPLPPPPPLPPLPAGTNMSLPPLPFPPPPPGPPPREQIASRPPLPPPPPLQQSTQPPPPGTAGNERERNQPLSDEPTSKEVMQVHNLLPPPPPLPGMPPKSASNLSEGPASDAESNNPSLAKDLLKIPPPPPPRQHSAVPGPTMISTLSPDVLPPGISRFPPPPPPPDMRPPMAAPGLTNRPTPPGMMAPLISRPPYGPPPGPPMMRPPLPPGPPPSFQDDDHVFNRPTVPQKPSYIKSAAPTVVKRPLAQHTPELTSMVPASVRVRREMTAPKTKPKQSLSTTVGASKPAASFVKTDATNSSSAPKPQSIDDSYMAFLEDMKALGALES, from the exons ATGAAGACGACGAAGGGAGGTAAGGTGATGAATCCTACGGATGCTTATCGAAAGGAGCTTCGCAAAAAGGAATTAAAAAGG aataagaaagaaagaaagaaggtgAGGGAGGTGGGAATTTTGAAGAAGGACCCTGAATCACTAAAGGAGCAGATTGACAAGTTGAATATGATGA AGGCTGATGGTGCTCTGGACAAGGCAAGGAAACACAAGAAGAGACAGCTAGAGGACACACTGAACCTTGTTCTAAAGAAGAGGAAG GAATATGAAGAGAAAATGAAGGAGAAGGGTGAGGCCCCAGTGATGTTCAG TCATTTGGGACCTCCTCGAAGACGAACAACTGCAGAAGAGGAAGAGAGAGTCAAGAACCCTACGCCTGAA GATTCTGTTTACTACCACCCAACCCTTAATCCTACTGGGGCCCCTCCCCCTGGAAAACCTCCAATGTATAAATCATCAATAG GCCCTAGAATTCCTTTATCTGATGCTTCAACCAGTGGGGCTGCATCATCATCACAAACAGATTTAGATGAAGGTGCTTTGCCTgcacctcctccacctcctcctctTCCAGATGCTGCTAACAATGGTTCTGGTGATGGCTATGTTTTGCCCGAGTCTTTGCCATTACCTCCTCCACCTCCATTGCCACCGTTGCCTGCAGGAACAAACATGTCATTACCTCCACTACCTTTTCCACCCCCACCTCCAGGGCCCCCACCTAGAGAACAAATTGCAAGTCGCCCTCCACTTCCCCCTCCTCCGCCTCTTCAACAGTCCACACAGCCTCCTCCACCTGGTACTGCTGGAAATGAAAGGGAGAGAAATCAACCTCTGTCTGATGAACCTACGTCCAAGGAGGTTATGCAG GTGCATAATCTACTTCCTCCACCTCCCCCTCTGCCTGGGATGCCTCCCAAGTCTGCAAGTAATCTTTCTGAAGGTCCAGCATCCGACGCTGAAAGCAATAATCCTTCGCTGGCCAAGGATCTTTTAAAAATTCCACCCCCACCTCCACCTAGGCAACATTCTGCTGTGCCTGGACCCACCATGATCTCAACTTTATCGCCTGATGTATTACCCCCTGGAATATCACGTTTCCCTCCACCACCACCTCCCCCAGATATGCGGCCGCCAATGGCTGCCCCTGGACTTACAAACCGGCCAACTCCCCCAGGAATGATGGCCCCTCTTATCAGCAGGCCACCATACGGTCCTCCTCCTGGTCCTCCAATGATGAGGCCGCCCCTTCCACCTGGTCCTCCTCCCTCCTTTCAGGATGATGATCATGTTTTTAACAGGCCTACTGTACCCCAGAAGCCATCATATATCAAATCTGCAGCACCTACTGTTGTTAAGAGACCGCTAGCTCAGCACACACCAGAACTCACATCCATG GTTCCTGCATCTGTTCGAGTAAGAAGAGAGATGACTGCCCCCAAAACAAAACCTAAACAATCACTATCGACCACGGTGGGAGCCTCAAAACCAGCAGCATCCTTTGTGAAGACAGATGCAACAAATTCATCATCAGCTCCAAAGCCACAGAGCATTGATGACTCATATATGGCTTTCCTGGAGGACATGAAGGCACTTGGTGCACTTGAAAGTTAG
- the LOC133828947 gene encoding HIPL1 protein-like, whose product MSGFLRFPLLFFLPFILCCFPLNKVKALPPPEGLCLEKIGNGAYLNMVPHPDGSQKAFFSNQEGKVWLATIPDEGFCNGILELNESKPFLDISDEVLFGPEHGLMGMAFHPNFVQNGRFFISYNCDKMTNPGCSGRCSCNTDVNCDPSKLGTEGGIQPCQYHTVVAEFTSNQTKVEPFQFLLINFSQVRRIFTLAIPDKDGHAGQIIFGPKDGYLYLMTSDGYQRDDPYNFAQNKKSLLGKILRIDIDNIPSTKEIHKRVLWGNYSIPKDNPYIDDNDLEPEIWALGFSNPWRCSFDSERPSYFLCGDSGQDKYEEVDIIKKGGNYGWRVYEGSFLFHPTRSPGGNTSAKSIKPIFPVMGYTHSQINSSAKSASIIGGYFYRSLTDPCFYGRYLFTDLYAGAIWAGTESPENSGNFTTATVPFRCAYNSPIQCETLVASVSHSVLGYVFSWGEDNKKDVYILASTGVYRVTRPSRCNLTCAKESKRAKCETRKDHHVISNVSIKLLKGGKEVNFLIFFLLFLLGFHLGN is encoded by the exons ATGAGTGGTTTTCTTCGTTTCCCTTTACTATTTTTCTTACCATTTATTCTTTGCTGTTTTCCACTAAACAAAGTAAAAGCTCTTCCACCTCCAGAGGGTTTGTGCCTTGAGAAGATTGGAAATGGGGCTTATCTTAACATGGTTCCTCATCCTGATGGCTCCCAGAAAGCCTTCTTTTCCAACCAGGAGGGTAAGGTATGGTTGGCAACTATTCCCGATGAAGGATTTTGTAATGGGATTTTGGAGCTTAACGAATCCAAACCTTTTCTTGACATCTCTGATGAAGTGCTTTTTGGCCCTGAGCATGGTCTAATGGGCATGGCATTTCATCCAAACTTCGTGCAAAATGGTCGTTTCTTTATCTCCTACAACTGTGATAAGATGACAAATCCAGGCTGTTCAGGGAGGTGCTCTTGCAATACAGATGTGAACTGTGATCCCTCAAAACTTGGTACAGAAGGAGGAATTCAACCATGTCAATATCACACTGTTGTGGCTGAGTTTACTTCCAATCAGACCAAGGTTGAGCCTTTCCAGTTCTTACTCATTAATTTCAGCC AAGTGAGAAGGATATTTACATTAGCCATTCCTGACAAGGATGGGCATGCTGGTCAAATTATATTTGGACCCAAAGATGGCTATCTTTACCTCATGACAAGTGATGGTTATCAACGAGATGATCCTTATAATTTTGCACAGAACAAGAAATCTTTGCTTGGGAAAATCCTGAGGATTGACATAGACAATATACCAA GTACAAAGGAAATACACAAACGAGTCCTATGGGGAAACTATTCCATACCAAAAGATAACCCGTACATTGATGACAATGACCTGGAGCCTGAGATTTGGGCATTGGGTTTTAGTAATCCTTGGCGCTGTAGTTTTGATTCAGAAAGGCCTTCATATTTTCTTTGCGGAGATAGTGGCCAG GATAAGTATGAAGAGGTTGACATAATAAAAAAGGGTGGCAACTATGGTTGGAGAGTTTATGAAGGTTCTTTTCTGTTCCATCCAACAAGGTCCCCAGGAGGAAACACTTCTGCCAAATCCATAAAGCCCATATTTCCTGTCATGGGTTATACTCACTCTCAGATAAATTCTAGTGCTAAGTCTGCCTCTATCATAGGTGGCTATTTCTACAGGTCACTGACTGATCCATGCTTCTATGGAAG GTACTTGTTCACTGATTTGTATGCTGGAGCTATTTGGGCTGGCACAGAAAGTCCTGAAAACAGTGGAAACTTCACCACGGCCACTGTCCCTTTTCGATGTGCTTACAATTCTCCGATTCAATGTGAGACTTTGGTTGCAAGTGTTTCTCATTCTGTGTTGGGATATGTCTTCTCTTGGGGAGAAGATAACAAAAAAGATGTTTATATATTAGCAAGCACTGGTGTTTACAGAGTTACAAGACCAAGCAGATGCAATCTTACATGTGCCAAAGAAAGTAAAAGAGCCAAATGTGAGACTAGAAAAGATCATCATGTTATATCCAATGTCTCCATAAAATTGCTTAAAGGAGGCAAAGAAGTTAACTTTCTtatctttttccttcttttccttcTTGGGTTTCATCTTGGTAACTAA